In the Streptomyces sp. SJL17-4 genome, CTCCAGGCGTCCCCTGGAACGCTCGAACAGATCGGCCTCGTACGTAAGGAGCGGCATCGCCCCATGATCGGCCCTGTACGCGGGCCGCGTCCACCCGCCCGGGTCCGCTCCGTGACGAAGCCGCGAGGTCCGCAGGGAGTCCGCACGGAGTCCGTATGGAGTCCGCACGGAGTCCGCACGGAGACCGCATGGGGTCCGTATGGAGTCCGTACGGAGTCCGCTCACTTGATGGTGGTGTCGCCGAAGGCCTCCAGTACGTGGCGGAGGCCTTCGGCGGTCTTCTCGACCACGTCGCGGTCCACGTCGGCGAGCAGCTGTGCGTAGTTCGCCAGGTGGTCGGCGAAGGCGGCCCGGGTGACCTCGTGTCCGTGCTCGGTGAGGCGGATCTTGATGGTGCGCCGGTCGTCGCCGTCGCGTACGCGCTCGACCAGGCCCTTGGCCTCCATCCTGTCGATGCGGTTGGTGATCGCACCGGAGGTCACCATGGACGCCTTGAGGAGGGCGCCGGCGGTGAGGGTGTGGGGCGGCCCGGAGCGCTGCAGCGTGGTGAGGACGTCGAACTCGCCGTGCTCCACGCCGTGTGCGGCGGCCACGGCTCTGGCCGACTTGTCGACCGCCCGGGCCAGCCGCTGGATCCGTGCGAACAACTGCACCGGCCAGAGGTCCTCCACCACGTCGGGGCGTTCCTTGGCCCACTGGCCGATGATCGCGTCCACGGCATCGCTCATGGCCGACACTCCTCTCAATGGACATCTTCTCAACGTTAAGACACTTGACGTTGAGAGAGTCGGGCTGCTTTTATCTCAACGTTGAGATTATCAAGGCTGAACGACAGGAGCACCCCGTGTCCGAGCTCGCTCTCCGCCTCCGCCGCCGCCCCGCCGTAGCGCCCAGCCCCGCCGTAGCGCCCGCCCCTCCGACGCCGGGTCAAGTTCCGGTCGGATGGCTGGCATTGCTGGCCACCCCGATCGCCGCGAGCGCCAACAGCCCGGTCCTGATCCTGCCCGGCATGGCCGACTCCCTCGGCATCCGTACGGCCACGGCGACCTGGCTCGTCACGGTCTTCGCCTGGGCCATGGCCGTCGGCACCCCGCTGATGGCCGGCCTGCTGCGCCGCCGCGGCCTGGGTGCCACGCTCCGGCTGAGCGCGGCCCTGGTCGTGGCCGGCACAGCGGTCGTCGCCGTGGCGCCCTGGCTGCAGCTGGCCATGGCGGGCCGGGCGGCCCAGGCGGTGGGCGGCGCGGGCTTGATCACCGCGGCGATGAGCCTGGCGGGCTCGGTCCGGCGCATGGGGGTGATCACGGCGGGCTTCGGGATACTCGGCGCGGTCGGACCGCTGCTCGGCTCGGCGATCGCGGGCACGGCCTCCTGGCGGGTGTCCCTCGCCGTCGGGGCGGTCGCCCTCCTGGCCCTGCCGGCGGTCATGCGCCGCGCCGACCTGTCCGCACCCGCGCGGACCACCCCCTTCGACGGCCGGGGCGCCGCGCTGCTGGTCCTGGCGGCGACGGCCCTCGTACTCATCCCGCGCCACCCGCTCCCGGCGGTCGCCGCCGCGCTGCTGACGAGCTCGCTGCTGGCCCTGCACATCCGGTCCCACCCCACGGGCTTCGTCCCCGCGGCGCTGCTGCGCACCCGGGCCTTCACCCTCTCCGCCCTGCTCGCCTGCGCCTTCGCGACCTCGTACTTCACGCTGCTCTTCACCGTCCCGCAGCTGCTGAGCGACCGAACCGACTGGTCGACCGCCACGATCGGCGCCGGCCAACTTGCCGCCCTCCTCGTGGGATCCGTGCTCTCCATGGTGCTGGCCGCGGCCGCGGCCGGGCTGGGCCGCCCGCGGGTCCTGACGATCCTGCTCGTGGTGGGAGCGCTGGCCCCGCTCATCGCCGTGCTGACCCCCTGGGCGCCGCTGCTCCTGCTGGTCGCGACGCCGGCCGTGATCACCGCGAGCGCGGGCCAGGCCACGCTCGCGGTGTACGCCACCCAGGCAGCGCCGAGCGCCCAACGCCCCACGGCGATCGGCCTGTTCAACCTCTGCTACCAGCTGGGCGGCGCCTTCGGCCCGGCGATCGCGGCCCTGATCACCCTGGGCGGCTGACGCACGCAACATAGTCGGCCAGCTACGTTCCGCGCGGGACGGACTTCAACAGCATCGTCCGCGCGGGACAGCCTCGCGAGTCTCTACCGGCCGGAGTCGATGCTCACCTGGGAGGGCACGCAGAACCGGGGGGCGAGCGACATCGTCGCGCAGCTCAAGAAGCCCGAGCTGATGCACGTCAAGACGCGGATCGACTCGACCGACGCGCAGCCCGGGGCGAACCAAAGCGTCGTGGTTCACGTCACCGGCAACCTCGCCGTCGACAACGCCCTCGACAAGCCGCAGCCCTCCGCCCGTTCGTTCAAGGCGGCAACAGCCGGTCGGTGACCGTGTCCGCGAGCTCCTGGACCGGGATCTCGCACGCGGCCTCGGCCTCCCTGAGCAGTCCGCCGACGCCCGTGTCCCAGTCGCGGGCACCCCGGGTGGCGACACCGGTGACCGCCGAGCGGGACAAGACGAAGATCTCCGTGCTGAAGCAGTGCTTCTCGTTCGTGGCCGAGGAGCAGAGCCACGGTCGCAGGGTGACGGTGTACGAGCGGCTCGGACCGGATCATTGCCGAGCCGGATGACGCCATCACGGCGTCGCGGGTGCCGACGCGTCTCCGTCGTGGGCGCCGAAGCGTCTCCGTCGCCGTTGTCCATGCCGGACCGTCCACTCGATGCGGGCCCCGGAGGCGTACAACCATTTGACTGCTCGGGGGTCAAAACCGGTGGGGCGCATGGTGCGCCTGATGTTCTCGGGAGGAATGCCTGTGCCTCTGGCCCGTTCGACGCGACGGCGGCTCGCCGGCGCCGTCACCACCGTTCTCGCCGTCACGCTCGGGGCGACCGCGCTGACCGCCCCCACGTACGCCGCTCCGGTCGCGGGCGGTGTGCTCGCGGCGGAGGCGGCGACGACCGCGGACCCGATCGCGTACCCCAAGAGCGGCAGGCTCGTCGGGGCCGGTGTGACCGGCTTCCTGACGACCTCCAACACCAACATCACGACCTTCCGGCGGTACGCGGACGGCACCGGGCAGGGGTACGACGGCGCGGTGTACCTGCGGTCGACGCCGACCACCGACTTCCTGGTCTTCAGGGGCGCGTACCAGATCACGCAGCGGAACCTGGCGACGAACGGCTCCCTGGAGGTCCCCGTCGGTTCCCTGACGGGCGCCGACGCGAAGTGGGCGGGCGCGGCGGGTGACGCCGTCTTCACGACCGTCGTGACCGAGGCGGGCACGGTGCTGCGCAAGCACGTCGACGAGGCCCCCACGGTGACGGTCACCGGTCTCCCCGCCGACGCGAGCTCCGTCATGGTCACGCCCGCCACCCCCGCGCACGCCAAGGTCGCCTTCACGCAGAACGGCCTGGGCAAGTGGGGTCTCCTCGACCTCGCCACCGGCGTCCTCACCCTCGGCACCCCCGGCGTCGGCGCGCAGGCGGTCTCCGCGACCCACACCGCCTGGTCCGCCGCCGCGGCGACGGACCAGGGCCCCCGGGTCTTCGTCGCGGACCGGGCCACCGGCGCCGTGCAGGAGGCCCCGGTGCCGCAGGCGCCCTCGTCCGGCAACCTCCAGGTCGGCCTGGTCGGCGACTGGGTCCTGTACGGGCAGAAGGGCGGCATGGGCTTCGCCCAGCCGAGCGTCCACCACGCCATCACCGCCTACAACCTCACCACCAAGGCGACGGTGAAGGTGCTCGACCACGCCTACGAGTTCACGTCCGCCCCCGACGGCAGCCTGTACGCGCGCGGCGGTCTCGTCGGCCGGGGCGAGGGCATGTACCGGATCGCGGCCACGGGCGGCGACACCCTGACGGCCGAGCTGGTCGCGGCGACCGGCGAGCCCACCGAGGTCGTCGCCACGGCCTCCACCGTGCCCCCGGCGGTCCTCGACCTCGACCGGGTCAACGGGTTCGTCTTCAAGTGGACGCTGTCCCGCGACGTGTGGAACCCGAAGCTCACCGTCCGCCATGTGCGGACCGGGAAGTCCTACGCCATGACCGGGGCCCCCAGCAGCAGCACGCCGGCGTTCGCCTGGGTCGACAACAACTGGGACGCGGACGTCCCCAACGGCGACTACACCTGGGAGTTCACCGGCGAGCCGGTCAACGGCATCGGTCCGGACGTCACCGCCAAGGGCGCGTTCAAGGTCGTCCGCAAGGCCCAGCCGCACGACTTCGACGACAACGGCAGCCCCGACCTGCTCAGCCGGGACTCCGCCGGCCGCCTGTGGCGCACGGACCTCTTCTACCGTCCGATCGACGAGCGGCGCGGCATCAACGAGGCCGGGGCCAGGACCTACCTCGGTTCGGGCTGGGGCGTCTACGACCGGATCGAGGCCGCCGGCAACCTGGGCGGTACGCCGGTCGGCGACCTCCTGGCCCGCGACAAGTCCGGCGTGCTCTGGCTGTACCAGGGCAACGGCACCGGCAACTTCGCCACCCGGGTCCACGTCGGCGGCGGCTGGCAGGTCTACGACAAGATCACGTCCGGCAGCGACCTGACCAACGACGGCCGCGTGGACGCGCTCGCCACCGACAGGTCCGGCGCGCTCTGGCTCTACACCGGCACCGGCAGCGCCACGAAGCCGTTCCTCCCCCGCAAGAAGATCGGCACCGGCTGGGGGGTCCACAACGACATCACGGCCGTCGGCAACATCGCGGGCGGCCCCGCCGGCGATCTCGTCGCCCGTGACAAGGACGGCATCCTCTGGCTCTACCTGGGCAAGGGCGACGGCACGTTCGCACCCCGCACGAAGATCGGCAGCGGCTGGAACGCGTTCCGGCCGCTGATCGCCGCCGGTGACGCGGACGGCGACGGGCGCCCCGACCTCATGGGCCTCGGCGCGACGTACGAGACGCCGAAGCTGTACAAGAGCACCGGCGACTGGAAGGCCCCGTTCCGAACCGGCGAGGTCATGCACCTGGAGCAGGTCAACGCGAACCAGTCGGACCTCGTGTTCTGACCCCGCGGTACGCACGGAGGGGAGGCCACCGCACCACCCGGCCTCCCCTTACCGCACGGGTGCGAGCCTCTCCGCCGCCGTCCGCAGGGGCTTGGGCACGTTCTTCCTGACGTGGCTTTCAGGTCCGCCGTCTCGGCGACCGTCACGGCCGGCCCTGCTCGCGGCAGCCACGCAGGTGGCCCAGTCAGCTCGTACGCAAGTGGCCCGTGTGCTCTGTCCATTGGGCACTACCGTTGGCCCGATGACAACGAGATCCACTTCGGCCGACCAGCCCACGTCCGTGATGACCTCGGCCCAGGCGCCGATGCGTCAGGCCCGTAACTCCGCCGCCTTCTGGGCCGCGACCGGCCGATGCCGGGGGCATGAGGTCATCCGACGCCGCGGATTCGTCGCGGTCGACGGCGGCCTGCGGGCCGGCCTGCGGATCCTGATCCAGGAGCCGGTCCTCGACCCGGACGAACTGGCCGAGTCGAGCGAGCTGGTACGCCGAGCCGCGGGCCCGGTGAACGTCGAGGATCCGTTCGGTTCGACCGACCTGAGCCACCTGGGCATGCGCAGCTGGCAGATGCCGGTCATGCTGCGCCCGCCCGGGCCGGTCGACGAACCGGCGCTGGACGTGATCCGGGTACGGCGGCCCGAGGACCTCCAGGCGGCCGAGCGGATCGTGATCGAGGGCTTCGAGCTGGCCGGATTCACGCCCTACCACCCCGGCGAGCTGTTCCCGGCGGCGCTGATCGAGCAGCCGGGCGTGGACGTGTTCGTCGCCCTGCACGATGGCGTGCCCGCAGGAGCCGGCGTCAGCCTCGTGGGCGACGGCGTCGGCAGCCACTACTGGGTCGGCACGGCGTCGGCTTTCCGGTCGCGTGGCGTGGGGCGGGCCGTCATGCTCGGCTCCCTCGCCCACATGGCGGACCTGCCGGTCACCCTCACCGCTTCGAAGCTGGGCAGGCCGCTGTACGAGTCGCTGGGTTACACCGTCGCCGCGCCCTCGACCTGGTGGGCCTCTCAGTGATCCGACCGAGGGGTCGGCCCTCATGATGCTCGCGGGGCCCGCCGGTACCGGCGGGCGCACACTCAGCTCAGTCCGAGGCCGGCGGAGGGGATGATGATTCGGCGGCGCGACGGTACTCGGCGTTGAGGCGCTGGGCTTCTTCGAGCTGGTCTTCGAGGATGATGATGCGGCAGGCGGCCTCGATGGGGGTGCCCTGGTCGACGAGCTCGCGGGCGCGTGCGGCGATACGCAGCTGGTAGCGGGAGTATCGGCGGTGGCCGCCACCGGAGCGGAGCGGGGTGATGAGACGGGCTTCGCCGAGGGCGCGCAGGAATCCCTGGGTGGTGCCGATCATCTCGGCGGCGCGGCCCATCGTGTAGGCGGGGTAGTCGTCGTCATCGAGCCGGTTGAACGAGTCGTCTGCTGTCACTTGCACCTCTCCGGTGAACGCGTTGAGGGGCCCTGGTGCCGTATGGCACCAGGGCCCCGAAGGAACTACTACACCATCTGCCGGCCCTGACACTGCACCGGCCTTCGGTTTCCGCCGACCCGACCGAGTTGCTGCCGGGTGCGCGGGGATCGCGGTTGCTCGACCGGAGACCACCTCGCTATCGATGTCCTGCGGTACCCGGGCTCAAGAAATCCGCCCGGGCGATCCTGATGGCGCTCGGCTCCTCCGTTCTTCCCTCGGTGATCCACTGCCTACCCAACGGGGTACTGCGTACTGCCGGCACTGCTCTACTGCGTACCGCACTTACGGGTACCGCGACTGCCATGACAGCGGTACCGCTCACGGCGGCCCCTGATCACTGCGGGCCACCCGGTCCGGTCGTCAGTCCCGTCGCCGTCCTGCGACAACCCTGGCTTCGGAACTCCACCACCGCACCGTCCTGCCAACTGCACCTGCGGTCTTGCTGCCCGGCAGTTCGTCTCTGCCAGGCCCTCTTGTCTCGCTGGGTTACGAGAGAAACCATAACCACGCCACTGTTCAATGTCTACTCTGGCCGAGATAGATTTTCGTGGCTCCCGGGGAGAGGTAGACCTCGGTGGCCGGTCCAGGATCTGCAGAGCAGCCTGCACCGCAGGCCAGGCGCTCGGACCGGCCACGCAGGAGGGCCCGACCAGCGCGTGCTGGTCGGGCCCTTCTTGCTGCTCCGGCTCACTCGGTGTTCAGGCCGCCGTGTCGCCGGCGGACTGCAGCGGCCGTGCGCTCACGCGGCGGGCTGCCGCGGCCGTGCGCTCATGCGGCGGACTGCCGCCCGCTCACGCGGCGGGCCGTCGCAGCGGGACTGCGTCGACCACGGGACACCGGGCCGCGCTTACGCTGCTCGGCCGCCGGCGCGGTGATGGTGACCGGGACGCCGGAGGGGGTCCGGGCGCCGGTGATCCGGTGGAGGGCTTCCTCGCCGGAGCGGACCTGGGTGGTCTGGGGGACGATGCCGGCGTCGCCCAAGAGGCGGGTCAGGCCGCGGCGCTGGTGGGACGTGACCAGGGTGACGACACTGCCGGACTCGCCCGCACGGGCGGTGCGGCCGCCGCGGTGCAGGTAGTCCTTGTGGTCGGTCGGCGGGTCCACGTTGACGACGAGGTCGAGGTTGTCGACGTGGATGCCGCGGGCGGCGACGTTCGTGGCGACCAGGACGGTGACGTGTCCGGTCTTGAACTGGGCGAGGGTGCGGGTGCGCTGGGGCTGGGACTTGCCGCCGTGGAGTGCCGCGGCGCGGACTCCGCTGTCGAGGAGGTCCTGGGTGAGCCGGTCCACGGCGTGCTTGGTGTCCAGGAACATGATCACCCGGCCCTCGCGCGCCGCGATCTCCGTCGTCACCCGGTGCTTGTCGGCGCCGTGCACGTACAGGAGGTGGTGTTCCATCGTGGTGACCGCCCCCTGGGAGGGGTCGACGGAGTGGACGACGGGGTCGGTGAGGTAGCGGCGGACCAGGAGGTCGACGTTGCGGTCCAGGGTCGCGGAGAACAGCATCCGCTGGCCTTCGGGGCGCACCTGGTCCAGGAGGGCGGTGACCTGGGGCATGAATCCCATGTCGGCCATCTGGTCGGCCTCGTCCAGGACGGAGATCGCGACCTCGCTCAGCCCGCAGTCACCTCGGTCGATGAGGTCCTTGAGGCGGCCGGGGGTGGCGACGACGACTTCGGCGCCTCCGCGCAGGGCGCCGGCCTGGCGTCCGATGGGCATGCCGCCGACCACGGTCGCCAGGCGCAGCTTGACGGCGCGTGCGTACGGCGTGAGGGCGTCGGTCACCTGCTGGGCCAGCTCGCGGGTGGGGACGAGGACGAGGGCGAGCGGCCGGCGGGGCTCGGCGCGCTGCCCGGCGGTGCGGGCCAGGAGGGCCAGGCCGAAGGCGAGGGTCTTGCCGGAGCCGGTCCGGCCGCGGCCCAGCACGTCACGACCCACGAGGGAGTTCGGCAAGGTCGCGCCCTGGATCGGGAACGGCACGGACACGCCCTGCGCGGTGAGCGCGGCCAGAAGCTCCGCAGGCATGTCGAGTTCGCCGAACGCCTCGACGGCGGGCAGCGAGGGGGTGATCGTCTTCGGGAGGGCGAACTCTCCCTGTACCGGGACGGGCCGGCGGCCGTGGCCACCCCGGCGGCTGGGGTCTCCCGAACGGCTGGGGTCTCCCGAACGGCTCGGGGCGGACGAGCCGAAGCGACCGGCCCGAACCGGAGCGGCGGTGGAGCCGAAACCGGAGCCGCCGGTGCGGCGGCGGTTGCGGGAGGAGCGGCTGTTCGTACGTGTGGGGTTCATGCAGAACCTTCCTTGATGCGGCACGTCATCAAGGAATTCCCGCAACGGTGGAGCAGTGCGGGGACCATAAGAACGAGCCGAAGAGAATGCGAAAGCGAAATGGCGTGATGTCGAACGAACGCCGAGAGCCCCGCAGGTGCAATCGCTGCCGGAAAACGCGTGTAGCTGGGGCCCGCACCCCGAGGGATGCGGGCCCCAGCTACGAACTGCGCGTCAGCTTCAGGCGGGAACGATGTTCTCGGCCGTCGGGCCCTTCTGGCCCTGCGCGATGTCGAAGGTGACCTTCTGGCCCTCCTGCAGTTCGCGGAAGCCCTGGGCGGCGATGTTCGAGTAGTGGGCGAACACGTCGGGGCCGCCACCGTCCTGCTCGATGAAGCCGAAGCCCTTTTCTGCGTTGAACCACTTCACGGTGCCGGCAGCCATGTCATTTCTCCTTTGGGCATTACGCCGGCATCCACACTGTGCGGATGCCGTGTCGCCGCGATGATGCCCCGCCCGGAAAAAGACCGGAAACTTTAAGTTTTTTGGGTACCAAAACTGCAACTGAGATCGACAGTAGCATGCCGCAGTGGCTTCGGCGCGAAGAATAATCCCGCTCTGCGCGTCGGGGTAAATTCTCTCCCGGTGGGGCGAGTTAAACTCTGCGCCCGCGGGCGTAGATATTGATTCACCCCGAGCGCAGTGTTTCGGAAGCGGGATCCCCGGTTCACGAATCGAACCTGCGGGCACGTGCCCGGCTCGGTGGTCGAGGCGGCTGGACGGGTGTAGTTCGGCACCTGACTCCGGCGCCGTCCGCCCGGAACGGTGCTGCGCCGGATTACATGGGCCTGCGCCTCGGCGCGGGGCGTGCCGGTGCCCTTTCACGGCCCCGGACCTGACGACGGGAAGAGCACCATGGCAGAGCGTGAACCTCGGAACCGTACCGGCCGCAGCCCACTACGTCGCGGGCTCGCCGCCGCCGTGCTCGCAGCCGGCATGCTGACGGCTTCAACGGCAGCCGGATACGGGACCGGCGCGGCCACGCCGGCGCCCGGTCCGCAGTTCACGCCGTTGACGGCGGCCGTGATGACCGAACCGACGCCGTTCGACGCCACGGACGGCAAGACGCACCTCTCGTACGAACTGCTCACCACGAACGCACTGCCCAGCAGCTCGCGGGTGCGGCTCGACCGTGTCGAGGTCCGGGACGCCCGCACGCACCGGGTGGTGGGCTCGCTGAGCGGCCAGGCGCTGGCCCAGGCCGCCAATCCGGTGGGTGACCCCCTGCCGGGTGCGGACGGGTCCACCCCGCCGCCCCCGGCGCCGACGCCGACCGTCATCCCGGGCTCCCAGCAGTGGGTGATCTGGCTCGACCTGGCCCTCGATCGCGGCCAGCGGGTGCCCAAGGTGCTCGAACACCATCTCTCGGGTGCCGTCCTCACCGCCTCCGGCTCCTCCCCGTTCGAGGAGACGGTCCAGATCACCCCGACGGGCCGCACCGCCCCGCTGAACCTGAACGCCCCGGTCCGCCCCGGCACCTGGTACTCCAGCGAGTCGTGCTGCGGCAACACCCACCACCGGCGCGGCCTCGGCCCGATCAACGGTCGCTTCTACGTACCGCAGCGCTTCGCGATCGACTGGTACCGGGTCGGCGAGCGAGGCCAGACCTGGGAAGGCGACCCCGCGCGGCTCGCCAGCTACCTGAGCTACCGGCAGCCGGTCGTCGCCGCGGCCGGCGGCAGAGTGGTGGAGGTCCAGGACGGGATCCCGGACAACGCGCCGCCCGTCACGCCGCCGGTCCCGCCGATCGAGGAGACCGTCGGCAACCACGTCACCGTGGAGGTCGCGCCGGGCCGCTATCTGCTCTACGCCCACCTGAAGCCCGGCTCGCTCAAGGTCCGGGAAGGCGACCACGTCGAACCCGGCCGGGTTCTCGGGCTGATCGGCAACAGCGGCAACTCGACCACGCCGCACCTGCACTTCCAGGTGATGACCACAGCCGAGTTCTTCCCGACCGACAGCCCGCCGTTCACCTTCCGGAAGTTCCGCGTCGTCGGCCAGGTCGAACCCCGGATCTGGGACGACAACGTGGGCCTGCAGCCGACCGGCGTCCTGCCGATCACGCCCTCACCGCACGACGGCCCTCACCATGCGCGGTACCCCCTCGACCGCGAGGTGCTCGAGTTCTGACCGGATTCCGGCCGGACCGACCGTCGGCGTGACCGACGGACCGGCTCGATCGGACAACGACAAAGCCCCAGGTCTCTGGCCTGGGGCTTTGCTCACGAGCCCCGTCGGCGCCCTCTGTTGCTCGTGCTTCCCTGCTCGTGCCGGCACGGCTGTGGGACGGACAAGACGTCGATCAGCGCGAGGCCCTGACGGTGTGGCCCAGAGCGGCGAGCGGCAGTTCACGATCACGTTCCCGCGGGGCCCCCGCTGTTCCCCGCGGTCTCCCGTCCGATCGGGCACGTGAGGGGCATGGTCAACCTTCGTCAGAGGGAGCGTCTCGATTCGTCTGCCATGACGGCATCATCCCTCCCCGGGGCTTTCCCTCAGTGTGTTCCCAGGCCGCCGCCGGAGGGCGACACGACTCCCGATTCGTACGCCGCGATCACCAGCTGGGCGCGGTCGCGGGCGGACAGTTTGGACAGCAGGCGGCCGATGTGGGTCTTCACCGTGCCCATGCTCAGGTGCAGGCGCGCCGTGATCTCGTCGTTCGACAGGCCCCGTGCGATCAGTTCCAGGACCTCGCGCTCCCGTTCCGTCACCCCGGTCAGTGCTGTGGGGGCGTGGCGGGAGCCGGGGGTCGGGTCGGGACGGCGGTTGAACTCCTCGATGAGACGGCGGGTCACGGACGGGGCCAGCAGGGAGTCGCCCGTGGCGACGACCCGGATGGCGGCCAGCACTTCCGCGGGCGGAGCGTCCTTGAGGAGGAAACCCGCCGCGCCGGCCCGCAGGGCGGCGTAGACGTACTCGTCGAGGTCGAACGTGGTCAGGATCAGCACCCGTACGCCGGTGGTCTCGGGGGAGCCGCGGATCAGCCGGGTCGCCTCGATCCCGTCCATGACCGGCATCCGGACGTCCATCAGGACCACGTCCGGACGGTGCAGGCGGGCGAGTTCGACAGCCTCCGCCCCGTCGCCCGCCTCTCCGACGGCGGTGAGGCCGGGTTCGTGCTCGACGAGGGTCCGGAGCGATCCGCGCAGCAGCACCTGATCGTCGACCACGAGCACCCGGGTCACGCCCGTCACACCGTCCTCCCCCGCGTCTCTCATATCGTCGTTGTCGTGCCGTCCTGCGGCAGGCGGACGGAGACCGCGAACCCTCCCTCGGGGCGCGGGCCCGCGCTGAACGTCCCGCCGTGGAACATCGCCCGCTCCCGCATGCCGACCAGGCCGTGACCCGCCGCCCGGTCCTGGCCGGAACCTCGCAGGCCGTCGTCGGTGACCTCGATGCGCACCTCGCGCAGGTCGGCCTCGACCCTCACCCGGCAGCGCGCGGGGGCCGCGTG is a window encoding:
- a CDS encoding MarR family transcriptional regulator, whose protein sequence is MSDAVDAIIGQWAKERPDVVEDLWPVQLFARIQRLARAVDKSARAVAAAHGVEHGEFDVLTTLQRSGPPHTLTAGALLKASMVTSGAITNRIDRMEAKGLVERVRDGDDRRTIKIRLTEHGHEVTRAAFADHLANYAQLLADVDRDVVEKTAEGLRHVLEAFGDTTIK
- a CDS encoding MFS transporter, with translation MLATPIAASANSPVLILPGMADSLGIRTATATWLVTVFAWAMAVGTPLMAGLLRRRGLGATLRLSAALVVAGTAVVAVAPWLQLAMAGRAAQAVGGAGLITAAMSLAGSVRRMGVITAGFGILGAVGPLLGSAIAGTASWRVSLAVGAVALLALPAVMRRADLSAPARTTPFDGRGAALLVLAATALVLIPRHPLPAVAAALLTSSLLALHIRSHPTGFVPAALLRTRAFTLSALLACAFATSYFTLLFTVPQLLSDRTDWSTATIGAGQLAALLVGSVLSMVLAAAAAGLGRPRVLTILLVVGALAPLIAVLTPWAPLLLLVATPAVITASAGQATLAVYATQAAPSAQRPTAIGLFNLCYQLGGAFGPAIAALITLGG
- a CDS encoding VCBS repeat-containing protein — encoded protein: MPVPLARSTRRRLAGAVTTVLAVTLGATALTAPTYAAPVAGGVLAAEAATTADPIAYPKSGRLVGAGVTGFLTTSNTNITTFRRYADGTGQGYDGAVYLRSTPTTDFLVFRGAYQITQRNLATNGSLEVPVGSLTGADAKWAGAAGDAVFTTVVTEAGTVLRKHVDEAPTVTVTGLPADASSVMVTPATPAHAKVAFTQNGLGKWGLLDLATGVLTLGTPGVGAQAVSATHTAWSAAAATDQGPRVFVADRATGAVQEAPVPQAPSSGNLQVGLVGDWVLYGQKGGMGFAQPSVHHAITAYNLTTKATVKVLDHAYEFTSAPDGSLYARGGLVGRGEGMYRIAATGGDTLTAELVAATGEPTEVVATASTVPPAVLDLDRVNGFVFKWTLSRDVWNPKLTVRHVRTGKSYAMTGAPSSSTPAFAWVDNNWDADVPNGDYTWEFTGEPVNGIGPDVTAKGAFKVVRKAQPHDFDDNGSPDLLSRDSAGRLWRTDLFYRPIDERRGINEAGARTYLGSGWGVYDRIEAAGNLGGTPVGDLLARDKSGVLWLYQGNGTGNFATRVHVGGGWQVYDKITSGSDLTNDGRVDALATDRSGALWLYTGTGSATKPFLPRKKIGTGWGVHNDITAVGNIAGGPAGDLVARDKDGILWLYLGKGDGTFAPRTKIGSGWNAFRPLIAAGDADGDGRPDLMGLGATYETPKLYKSTGDWKAPFRTGEVMHLEQVNANQSDLVF
- a CDS encoding GNAT family N-acetyltransferase — its product is MTTRSTSADQPTSVMTSAQAPMRQARNSAAFWAATGRCRGHEVIRRRGFVAVDGGLRAGLRILIQEPVLDPDELAESSELVRRAAGPVNVEDPFGSTDLSHLGMRSWQMPVMLRPPGPVDEPALDVIRVRRPEDLQAAERIVIEGFELAGFTPYHPGELFPAALIEQPGVDVFVALHDGVPAGAGVSLVGDGVGSHYWVGTASAFRSRGVGRAVMLGSLAHMADLPVTLTASKLGRPLYESLGYTVAAPSTWWASQ
- a CDS encoding MerR family transcriptional regulator, coding for MTADDSFNRLDDDDYPAYTMGRAAEMIGTTQGFLRALGEARLITPLRSGGGHRRYSRYQLRIAARARELVDQGTPIEAACRIIILEDQLEEAQRLNAEYRRAAESSSPPPASD
- a CDS encoding DEAD/DEAH box helicase, whose product is MNPTRTNSRSSRNRRRTGGSGFGSTAAPVRAGRFGSSAPSRSGDPSRSGDPSRRGGHGRRPVPVQGEFALPKTITPSLPAVEAFGELDMPAELLAALTAQGVSVPFPIQGATLPNSLVGRDVLGRGRTGSGKTLAFGLALLARTAGQRAEPRRPLALVLVPTRELAQQVTDALTPYARAVKLRLATVVGGMPIGRQAGALRGGAEVVVATPGRLKDLIDRGDCGLSEVAISVLDEADQMADMGFMPQVTALLDQVRPEGQRMLFSATLDRNVDLLVRRYLTDPVVHSVDPSQGAVTTMEHHLLYVHGADKHRVTTEIAAREGRVIMFLDTKHAVDRLTQDLLDSGVRAAALHGGKSQPQRTRTLAQFKTGHVTVLVATNVAARGIHVDNLDLVVNVDPPTDHKDYLHRGGRTARAGESGSVVTLVTSHQRRGLTRLLGDAGIVPQTTQVRSGEEALHRITGARTPSGVPVTITAPAAEQRKRGPVSRGRRSPAATARRVSGRQSAA
- a CDS encoding cold-shock protein, which codes for MAAGTVKWFNAEKGFGFIEQDGGGPDVFAHYSNIAAQGFRELQEGQKVTFDIAQGQKGPTAENIVPA
- a CDS encoding M23 family metallopeptidase — its product is MLTASTAAGYGTGAATPAPGPQFTPLTAAVMTEPTPFDATDGKTHLSYELLTTNALPSSSRVRLDRVEVRDARTHRVVGSLSGQALAQAANPVGDPLPGADGSTPPPPAPTPTVIPGSQQWVIWLDLALDRGQRVPKVLEHHLSGAVLTASGSSPFEETVQITPTGRTAPLNLNAPVRPGTWYSSESCCGNTHHRRGLGPINGRFYVPQRFAIDWYRVGERGQTWEGDPARLASYLSYRQPVVAAAGGRVVEVQDGIPDNAPPVTPPVPPIEETVGNHVTVEVAPGRYLLYAHLKPGSLKVREGDHVEPGRVLGLIGNSGNSTTPHLHFQVMTTAEFFPTDSPPFTFRKFRVVGQVEPRIWDDNVGLQPTGVLPITPSPHDGPHHARYPLDREVLEF
- a CDS encoding response regulator transcription factor produces the protein MTGVTRVLVVDDQVLLRGSLRTLVEHEPGLTAVGEAGDGAEAVELARLHRPDVVLMDVRMPVMDGIEATRLIRGSPETTGVRVLILTTFDLDEYVYAALRAGAAGFLLKDAPPAEVLAAIRVVATGDSLLAPSVTRRLIEEFNRRPDPTPGSRHAPTALTGVTEREREVLELIARGLSNDEITARLHLSMGTVKTHIGRLLSKLSARDRAQLVIAAYESGVVSPSGGGLGTH